A window of the Natrinema salifodinae genome harbors these coding sequences:
- the katG gene encoding catalase/peroxidase HPI has protein sequence MKENNHDWWPNRLNLKVLDQNAREAGPMDEDFEYAEEFQKLDLEEVKADIKDLMTTSQDWWPADYGHYGPLFIRMAWHSAGTYRTTDGRGGASGGTQRFAPLNSWPDNANLDKARRLLSPVKQKYGRKLSWADLIVLAGNCALESMGFETYGFAGGREDEFEPDEAVDWGPETEWEASDRFGDDGELENPLAATVMGLIYVNPEGPDGEPDPEGSAENIRESFGRMAMNDEETAALIAGGHTFGKVHGADDPDEHAGPEPEAAPIDQQGLGWESSHGSGKGSDAITSGIEGPWNSTPTQWDMGYINNLLDCEWEPEKGPGGAWQWTPKDEDLRNTVPGAHDPSEKETPMMLTTDVALKRDPDYREIIERFQENPDEFQEAFAKAWYKLIHRDMGPPSRFLGPEVPDEEMLWQDPIPDVDYELIGDDAIDQLKAEILESELSISQLVKTAWASASTYRDSDKRGGANGARIRLEPQKNWEVNEPEQLEAVLSTLEEIQEEFNSSRSDGTRVSLADLIVLGGSAAVEKAAADAGYDVEVPFEPGRTDASQEQTDVESFEALEPEADGFRNYLGDNHDRSAEELLVDKADLLDLTADEMTVLVGGMRALNANYQGSELGVFTDQPETLTNDFFVNLLDMDYEWEASSESQDIMEWEAPSDAQDIYELRDRETGEVEWAGTRVDLVFGSNARLRAIADVYGSDDAEEKFVQDFVETWSKVMKLDRFDLE, from the coding sequence ATGAAAGAAAACAATCACGACTGGTGGCCGAATCGGTTGAACTTGAAGGTTCTCGACCAAAACGCCCGCGAAGCCGGACCGATGGACGAGGACTTCGAGTACGCCGAGGAATTCCAGAAACTCGACCTCGAAGAGGTGAAGGCGGACATCAAAGACCTGATGACGACGTCGCAGGACTGGTGGCCCGCCGACTACGGCCACTACGGGCCGCTGTTCATTCGGATGGCGTGGCACAGCGCCGGCACGTACCGCACCACCGACGGCCGCGGCGGCGCGTCCGGCGGTACGCAGCGCTTTGCGCCCCTCAACAGTTGGCCCGACAACGCGAACCTCGACAAGGCGCGCCGGCTGCTCTCGCCGGTCAAGCAGAAGTACGGCCGCAAACTCTCGTGGGCCGACCTGATAGTTCTGGCCGGGAACTGCGCCCTCGAGTCGATGGGATTCGAGACGTACGGCTTCGCCGGCGGGCGCGAGGACGAGTTCGAGCCCGACGAGGCCGTCGACTGGGGGCCCGAAACCGAGTGGGAAGCGTCCGATCGCTTCGGCGACGACGGGGAACTCGAGAACCCCCTCGCCGCCACCGTGATGGGGCTCATCTACGTGAACCCGGAGGGGCCGGACGGTGAGCCGGATCCGGAGGGGTCCGCGGAAAACATTCGAGAGTCGTTCGGTCGGATGGCGATGAACGACGAGGAAACGGCCGCGCTCATCGCCGGCGGACACACGTTCGGGAAGGTCCACGGCGCCGACGACCCCGACGAGCACGCCGGTCCCGAGCCCGAAGCGGCCCCCATCGACCAACAGGGCCTCGGCTGGGAGAGCAGCCACGGCTCCGGCAAAGGGAGCGACGCAATCACCAGTGGGATAGAAGGCCCATGGAATTCCACGCCGACCCAGTGGGACATGGGGTATATCAACAACCTGCTCGACTGCGAGTGGGAGCCGGAGAAGGGCCCCGGCGGCGCGTGGCAGTGGACGCCGAAGGACGAGGACCTTCGGAACACCGTGCCGGGCGCTCACGATCCGTCGGAGAAGGAAACCCCCATGATGCTGACGACGGACGTCGCCCTGAAGCGCGATCCGGACTATCGGGAGATCATCGAGCGCTTCCAGGAGAACCCGGACGAGTTCCAGGAGGCCTTCGCGAAGGCGTGGTACAAGCTGATCCACCGTGACATGGGCCCGCCGTCCCGGTTCCTCGGCCCGGAGGTTCCGGACGAGGAGATGCTGTGGCAGGACCCTATCCCCGACGTCGACTACGAACTCATCGGGGACGACGCAATTGACCAGCTCAAAGCGGAGATCCTCGAGTCGGAACTGTCCATCTCTCAGCTGGTCAAGACCGCCTGGGCGTCGGCATCGACGTACCGCGACAGTGACAAGCGCGGTGGAGCTAACGGGGCCCGCATCCGCCTCGAACCGCAGAAGAACTGGGAGGTCAACGAGCCCGAGCAGCTGGAGGCGGTTCTTTCGACTCTCGAAGAGATTCAGGAGGAGTTCAACAGCTCGCGATCCGACGGAACGAGGGTCTCGCTGGCCGACCTGATCGTTCTGGGCGGCTCCGCAGCCGTCGAGAAGGCTGCGGCGGACGCCGGGTACGACGTGGAAGTTCCGTTCGAACCGGGCCGCACCGACGCCTCGCAGGAACAAACCGACGTCGAGTCCTTCGAGGCGCTCGAACCGGAAGCCGACGGGTTCCGTAACTACCTCGGAGACAACCACGACCGGTCGGCGGAGGAGCTGCTGGTGGACAAGGCCGACCTGCTGGATCTGACGGCCGACGAGATGACGGTTCTGGTCGGCGGCATGCGCGCGTTGAACGCGAACTATCAGGGGTCCGAGCTCGGCGTCTTCACCGACCAGCCGGAGACGCTGACCAACGATTTCTTCGTGAACCTGCTCGACATGGACTACGAGTGGGAAGCGTCCTCGGAGTCCCAGGACATCATGGAGTGGGAAGCGCCCTCCGATGCCCAGGACATTTACGAGTTGCGCGACCGCGAAACGGGCGAAGTCGAGTGGGCGGGGACCCGCGTGGATCTCGTCTTCGGTTCGAACGCCCGGCTTCGAGCCATCGCGGACGTCTACGGATCCGACGACGCGGAGGAGAAATTCGTGCAGGACTTCGTGGAAACGTGGAGTAAAGTGATGAAGCTCGATCGCTTCGACCTCGAGTAA
- a CDS encoding RimK family alpha-L-glutamate ligase → MAADPVTVGVLSLHTSKETKAILNAVEDLGHDTEWLRTENTSISVNDGSAVLEPSVDVLANRMLLSNTEQPAEELGLVNAFSRLVPTLNEPSAVMTAIHKLSTATALASNDVRVPDVTLALSGDQLNAVRERYGDEAVYKTAIGTHGGGTWKVGPDDPVNAKVGNRYAFLQELVSQENVRNRDLRVYVVGDEIVGAMYRYAPDNDWRTNVALGGSVENATDDLPEEAADMARRATDVIGLDYAGVDLVEGDEGWFVLEVNPTAGFKGLYQATQVSPAPYIARLAIDRAGGEVDDERVEDLANVLDDSRPTAQPHEAVAQDVEPAVIGYTEEIVLSGTSGSTSVVAKSDTGATRTSIDTSLAADIGAGPIKSITRIRSGSSKQSRSRPVVDVVVGVGGNQHTVTASVEDRSHMDYPVLLGRDILGNYQVDVSRRVDSDTSDTPEEEEESEEATDE, encoded by the coding sequence ATGGCCGCCGATCCCGTTACCGTCGGGGTGCTGAGCCTTCACACGAGCAAGGAAACGAAAGCGATCCTCAACGCCGTCGAAGACCTCGGCCACGACACCGAGTGGCTCCGGACCGAGAACACGTCGATCAGCGTCAACGACGGCAGCGCCGTCCTCGAGCCGTCGGTCGACGTGCTCGCGAACCGAATGCTGTTGTCGAACACCGAACAGCCGGCCGAGGAGCTCGGGCTCGTAAACGCGTTCTCGCGGCTCGTGCCGACGCTCAACGAACCGAGCGCGGTGATGACGGCCATCCACAAGCTCTCGACGGCGACGGCGCTCGCGTCGAACGACGTCCGGGTCCCCGACGTCACGCTCGCGCTCAGCGGCGACCAGTTAAACGCCGTCCGGGAGCGATACGGCGACGAGGCCGTCTACAAGACCGCGATCGGGACCCACGGCGGCGGGACTTGGAAGGTCGGCCCCGACGACCCCGTCAACGCGAAGGTGGGCAACCGGTACGCCTTCCTCCAGGAACTCGTCAGCCAGGAGAACGTCCGCAACCGCGATCTGCGCGTCTACGTCGTCGGCGACGAGATCGTCGGCGCGATGTACCGCTACGCGCCGGACAACGACTGGCGGACCAACGTCGCGCTTGGCGGCTCCGTCGAGAACGCGACCGACGACCTCCCCGAGGAGGCCGCCGACATGGCCCGCCGGGCAACCGACGTCATCGGCCTCGACTACGCCGGCGTCGACCTCGTCGAGGGCGACGAGGGCTGGTTCGTCCTCGAAGTCAACCCGACAGCAGGGTTCAAGGGTCTCTACCAGGCGACCCAGGTCAGCCCCGCGCCCTACATCGCCCGCCTGGCGATCGACCGCGCCGGCGGCGAGGTCGACGACGAGCGCGTCGAGGACCTCGCGAACGTCCTCGACGACTCTCGGCCGACGGCCCAGCCCCACGAGGCGGTGGCACAGGACGTGGAGCCGGCGGTGATCGGCTACACCGAGGAGATCGTTCTTTCGGGGACCAGCGGTTCGACGTCGGTGGTCGCCAAGTCCGACACGGGCGCGACCCGGACCAGCATCGACACGAGCCTGGCCGCTGACATCGGTGCCGGCCCGATCAAGTCGATCACCCGCATTCGGTCGGGAAGCAGCAAGCAGTCCAGGAGCCGGCCCGTTGTGGACGTCGTGGTCGGCGTCGGCGGCAACCAACACACCGTCACGGCGAGCGTCGAGGACCGCAGCCACATGGATTACCCCGTCTTACTCGGGCGCGATATTCTCGGGAACTACCAGGTCGACGTCAGCCGTCGGGTCGACAGCGACACCTCGGACACGCCGGAAGAGGAAGAGGAGTCCGAAGAAGCGACGGACGAATGA
- a CDS encoding flippase: MNREDHIVSGFKATLVARAIYMASSALLMFVLARYLNPDGYGALYWAIGVLTVVQLFADLGLSKSVARYISEYRETDAGQIPHLIKTTITAKLVLLAFVAYVLVLFHEWIAIALGDPGAAPFLAAGALYLVVYSASTFSQVSFQGFNHLGYSAIVQAISGAGRLVFSVAFVLLGMGALGAFFGYIIGYAIAGAIGLGILYTGFYKRYDAAEEYEEGLSRRLLEYSLPLTATRSANVIDKQIDTVLIGVFLNPAAVGFYTLGKQVTDFVLAPAESLGFTISPNFGEQKAAGQLDEARRIYETSLTNVLLLYIPAAVGLAIVAGPFLTMVFGADYAGAVPVLQVLAGFVVLQAITNLTSDSLDYLGRARERAIAKGGTAVANLVLNIILIPTVGVIGAAAATVATHSVYVAVNLYIVHTELRLNVRRLARTTGLVCGITGVMAIAVLLVTPLVSNLLMLFGAIAVGAVTWGVLAVLSGLVDPNQVRSVIG, translated from the coding sequence ATGAACAGGGAGGATCACATCGTCAGCGGCTTCAAGGCAACGCTCGTCGCGCGCGCCATCTACATGGCGTCGAGCGCGCTGTTAATGTTCGTGTTAGCGCGGTACCTCAATCCGGACGGGTACGGCGCGCTGTACTGGGCAATCGGGGTGTTGACCGTCGTCCAGCTGTTCGCGGATCTCGGCCTCAGCAAGTCCGTCGCCCGCTACATCTCCGAATATCGCGAGACGGATGCGGGTCAGATTCCCCACCTCATCAAGACGACGATCACGGCGAAACTCGTCTTGCTCGCGTTCGTCGCCTACGTTCTGGTGCTCTTCCACGAGTGGATCGCGATCGCGCTCGGTGATCCGGGAGCGGCCCCGTTCCTCGCCGCCGGCGCGCTCTACCTCGTCGTCTACTCCGCGAGCACGTTCTCGCAGGTGTCGTTTCAGGGGTTCAACCACCTCGGCTACAGCGCCATCGTCCAGGCGATCAGCGGCGCAGGTCGCCTGGTCTTTTCCGTCGCGTTCGTGCTCCTGGGAATGGGCGCGCTCGGCGCGTTCTTCGGATACATCATCGGCTACGCCATCGCCGGCGCCATCGGACTCGGAATCCTCTACACGGGATTCTACAAGCGCTACGATGCGGCCGAGGAGTACGAGGAGGGACTTTCTCGCCGGCTGCTGGAGTACAGTCTCCCGCTGACCGCGACCCGGAGCGCGAACGTCATCGACAAGCAGATCGACACGGTCCTCATCGGCGTCTTCCTCAACCCGGCCGCGGTCGGGTTCTACACCCTCGGGAAGCAGGTCACGGACTTCGTACTCGCGCCCGCCGAATCGCTCGGGTTCACCATCTCGCCGAACTTCGGCGAGCAGAAGGCCGCCGGCCAACTCGACGAGGCCAGGCGGATCTACGAGACGTCGCTGACGAACGTCCTGTTGCTCTACATCCCGGCGGCGGTCGGACTCGCGATCGTCGCGGGCCCGTTCCTGACGATGGTGTTCGGGGCCGACTACGCGGGCGCCGTTCCGGTCCTGCAGGTGCTCGCGGGCTTCGTCGTGTTGCAGGCGATCACGAACCTGACCAGCGACAGTCTCGATTACCTCGGTCGCGCCCGCGAGCGGGCCATCGCGAAAGGCGGGACGGCCGTCGCCAACCTCGTGCTGAACATCATCCTGATCCCGACGGTCGGGGTCATCGGCGCGGCCGCCGCGACGGTGGCGACCCACTCGGTGTACGTGGCGGTGAACCTCTACATCGTCCACACCGAGTTGCGGCTGAACGTCAGGCGACTCGCCCGCACGACCGGACTCGTCTGCGGGATCACGGGTGTGATGGCGATCGCCGTGTTGCTCGTGACGCCGCTGGTCTCGAACCTGCTCATGCTGTTTGGGGCGATCGCCGTCGGGGCCGTCACCTGGGGGGTCCTCGCGGTGCTCAGCGGCCTGGTCGATCCCAATCAGGTGCGGTCGGTCATCGGCTAA
- a CDS encoding GNAT family N-acetyltransferase gives MEIREATDADTDAIRSIARDSLNSTYTDFLDEDTIDDAIEQWYGDSFSDELDDDRALFLVVERDGEVVAFSESELVGQRADTGQLLWLHVHSDHRGGGTGVRLLVHTRERLLDEGAEQIQCFVLEDNEGGNQFYRDHGFEHAGQREVEIGSETFTENVYVESDLEDDGEWGAIDEVSVDGETVYVSYGEAARGSKSLFYTAYKSADRDDRYAWFCGNCDSIDNAMDAMGRIECNSCGNRRKATRWDASYL, from the coding sequence ATGGAGATTCGAGAGGCGACCGATGCAGATACCGACGCGATTCGCTCGATCGCTCGCGACTCGCTGAACTCTACGTACACGGACTTCTTAGACGAGGACACTATCGACGACGCGATCGAGCAGTGGTACGGCGATTCGTTCTCCGACGAACTCGACGACGACCGAGCGCTCTTCCTCGTCGTCGAACGCGACGGCGAGGTCGTCGCCTTCTCCGAGAGCGAACTGGTCGGGCAGCGGGCCGACACCGGGCAACTCCTCTGGCTGCACGTCCACTCGGACCACCGCGGCGGGGGGACGGGCGTGCGCCTGCTGGTCCACACTCGCGAGCGTCTGCTCGACGAGGGCGCAGAGCAGATCCAGTGTTTCGTCTTGGAGGACAACGAAGGGGGCAACCAGTTCTACCGGGATCACGGCTTCGAGCACGCCGGTCAGCGCGAGGTCGAGATCGGGTCGGAGACCTTCACTGAGAACGTCTACGTCGAGAGCGACCTCGAAGACGACGGCGAGTGGGGCGCGATCGACGAAGTCTCGGTCGACGGCGAGACGGTCTACGTGAGCTACGGCGAGGCTGCCCGCGGTTCGAAGTCGCTGTTTTACACCGCCTACAAGAGCGCGGACCGCGACGATCGCTACGCTTGGTTCTGCGGCAACTGCGATTCGATCGACAACGCGATGGACGCGATGGGTCGGATCGAGTGTAACAGCTGCGGCAACCGGCGGAAGGCGACGCGGTGGGACGCCTCGTACCTCTAG
- a CDS encoding succinylglutamate desuccinylase/aspartoacylase family protein gives MSDNAAEPEPPDEPPESEPMDQAFTYNGGRVDPGESANIRYGISETYLGDPVRIPVTVINGEHPGPTVFLSAAAHGDELNGIEVVREVAHDWDHSVLHGTLVCLPVMNVPGFLAQERYLPIYDRDLNRSFPGREGSTSARRMAHRIFTNFIEPCDVGIDFHTSTRGRTNMLHVRANTERSDVARLAKAFSSNVIIAGEGPSGTLRREATEAGIPTITVEMGEAHRFQRRLIDRALTGVASVLAEFGLHRESSVHWPGWRTVIDDDDEKTWLRADAGGIVDMKRGRGALVEEGEVICTITNPFKEEDDIVTVEAPFTGLIVGVLENPVVYPGNPLCHLVGLAPDTLTALERERTPKSSRAELRGTN, from the coding sequence ATGAGCGACAACGCCGCGGAACCCGAACCGCCCGACGAGCCGCCCGAATCCGAGCCGATGGACCAGGCGTTTACGTACAACGGCGGTCGCGTCGACCCCGGCGAATCGGCGAACATCCGCTACGGCATCAGCGAAACGTATCTCGGCGACCCCGTCCGAATCCCCGTTACGGTGATCAACGGCGAACACCCCGGTCCGACGGTGTTCCTCTCGGCGGCGGCCCACGGCGACGAACTCAACGGGATCGAGGTCGTCCGCGAGGTGGCCCACGACTGGGACCACTCCGTGCTCCACGGTACCCTCGTCTGCCTGCCCGTGATGAACGTCCCCGGTTTCCTCGCTCAGGAGCGGTACCTACCGATCTACGACCGAGACCTGAACCGGTCGTTCCCCGGCCGCGAGGGTTCGACCAGCGCCAGGCGGATGGCCCACCGGATCTTCACGAACTTCATCGAGCCCTGCGACGTCGGCATCGACTTCCACACGTCGACCCGCGGCCGGACGAACATGCTCCACGTCCGGGCGAACACGGAGCGGTCGGACGTCGCCAGGCTCGCCAAGGCGTTCAGCTCCAACGTCATCATCGCGGGCGAAGGGCCGTCGGGGACGCTCCGCCGGGAGGCGACCGAGGCCGGCATCCCAACGATCACCGTCGAGATGGGCGAGGCCCATCGGTTTCAGCGTCGCTTGATCGACCGCGCGCTCACCGGCGTCGCGAGCGTCCTCGCCGAGTTCGGTCTCCACCGGGAGTCGTCGGTCCACTGGCCGGGCTGGCGGACCGTCATCGACGACGACGACGAGAAGACCTGGCTGCGCGCGGACGCCGGCGGCATCGTCGACATGAAACGCGGCCGCGGCGCGCTCGTCGAGGAGGGGGAGGTCATCTGCACCATCACGAACCCGTTCAAGGAGGAAGACGACATCGTCACCGTCGAGGCCCCCTTTACCGGACTCATCGTCGGCGTCCTCGAGAATCCAGTCGTGTATCCGGGGAATCCGCTCTGTCACCTGGTCGGCCTGGCGCCGGACACGCTCACGGCGCTCGAGCGCGAGCGCACGCCGAAGAGTTCGCGGGCGGAACTCCGCGGAACCAACTGA
- the sdhC gene encoding succinate dehydrogenase, cytochrome b556 subunit produces MSQSYNRGLIEDFGRWKEFSAGMWAWIFHKFTGWMLIGYLFTHIAVLSSSIGAASGDPALIQQEMDVYTTTIQGLEELFIIRVLEVGLLAVAVFHILNGLRLLMVDLGVGLEAQDKSFYASLVLTGAITVASVPTFLTGVGI; encoded by the coding sequence ATGAGTCAGTCTTACAATCGCGGTCTCATCGAGGACTTCGGTCGCTGGAAGGAGTTCTCGGCCGGGATGTGGGCGTGGATCTTCCACAAGTTCACCGGGTGGATGCTGATCGGCTACCTGTTTACCCACATCGCCGTGCTGAGTAGCTCTATCGGCGCCGCCAGCGGCGATCCGGCGCTGATCCAGCAGGAAATGGACGTCTACACGACGACGATTCAGGGGCTCGAGGAGCTGTTCATCATTCGGGTGCTCGAAGTCGGCCTGCTCGCGGTGGCCGTCTTCCACATCCTGAACGGGCTCCGCCTGCTGATGGTCGACCTCGGCGTCGGCCTGGAGGCACAGGACAAGAGCTTCTACGCCTCGCTGGTGCTGACGGGCGCGATCACCGTCGCCAGCGTGCCGACCTTCCTGACGGGGGTGGGCATCTGA